Proteins from one Cellulosilyticum lentocellum DSM 5427 genomic window:
- a CDS encoding WXG100 family type VII secretion target has protein sequence MSNLSWLKSSINNSVLEISKKSNASKNNVKYTRAYWQGEAAESFEQAYEVLQKKGNNVHSKFSSLSSKLATLQSSINQAEEAKRRDLQNRKKK, from the coding sequence ATGAGTAACCTATCATGGCTTAAAAGTTCTATTAATAATAGTGTGCTAGAAATTAGCAAGAAATCCAATGCATCTAAAAATAACGTGAAATATACGAGAGCGTACTGGCAAGGGGAGGCCGCAGAGAGTTTTGAACAAGCCTATGAAGTTTTGCAGAAAAAGGGCAATAATGTACATAGTAAATTTTCGAGCTTATCAAGTAAGCTTGCTACATTGCAGTCTAGCATTAACCAAGCAGAAGAAGCAAAAAGAAGAGATTTACAAAATAGGAAGAAGAAATAG